One window of Leifsonia sp. AK011 genomic DNA carries:
- a CDS encoding DUF6510 family protein: MTHLDGNVLAGPLSELFRDDMTTATGRCAHCGDVSVLAEAEVWDAAPGWCVRCHVCGDVLMTLVRTGERLRVDLRGVTALEVG, from the coding sequence ATGACACACCTCGACGGCAACGTTCTCGCTGGTCCGCTCTCGGAGCTCTTCCGCGACGACATGACCACCGCGACCGGCCGTTGCGCGCACTGCGGGGACGTCTCCGTGCTCGCGGAGGCCGAGGTGTGGGATGCCGCGCCCGGCTGGTGCGTGCGCTGCCACGTGTGCGGTGACGTGCTCATGACCCTCGTGCGCACGGGCGAACGGCTGCGGGTGGACCTGCGCGGCGTGACCGCGCTGGAGGTCGGGTAG
- a CDS encoding ThiF family adenylyltransferase: MDARYSRQVALPGFGVAAQQRLREARVLVIGAGGLGSTVLPALAGAGVGTIGIVDDDTVEVSNLHRQHIHGMEDVGRSKTESAVDTIAALNPTTIVIARRDRLTAANALAIFAEYDLVIDGSDNFATRYLACDAALVTGIPLVWGSVSQYGGQASVSWPDSGPNYRDLFPAPPPPGAVLSCEVGGVLPTVVGVIGSIMATEAIKILSEVGTALRGRVTLFDGLSGEFSSLDYLPDPLATPVTRLVDYDALCGTDTITPEDLASRTDDFLLLDVREPWEAEIVSLPGSVLIPLGELPGSLGALDQARPIVVYCHHGVRSASARQLLADHGFRASHLSGGIDTWARRVDPSLARY, from the coding sequence ATGGATGCCCGGTACTCCCGTCAGGTCGCCTTGCCCGGGTTCGGCGTCGCAGCGCAGCAACGCCTCCGCGAGGCACGAGTGCTCGTGATCGGGGCTGGAGGCCTCGGCAGCACCGTGCTTCCCGCCCTCGCCGGGGCCGGTGTCGGCACGATCGGCATCGTGGACGACGACACTGTCGAGGTCAGCAACCTCCACCGCCAGCACATTCACGGCATGGAGGACGTCGGCCGCTCGAAGACCGAATCCGCGGTCGACACGATCGCGGCCCTCAACCCCACGACCATCGTCATCGCCAGACGCGACCGACTCACCGCTGCCAACGCGCTCGCGATCTTCGCGGAGTACGACCTCGTGATCGACGGGTCCGACAACTTCGCGACGCGGTACCTGGCCTGCGATGCCGCTCTTGTCACCGGCATCCCTCTCGTGTGGGGTTCCGTGTCGCAGTACGGAGGCCAGGCGAGCGTCTCCTGGCCGGACTCCGGCCCGAACTACCGCGATCTGTTCCCCGCTCCACCGCCTCCCGGAGCCGTGCTCTCGTGCGAGGTGGGCGGCGTGCTGCCGACCGTCGTCGGGGTGATCGGCTCGATCATGGCCACGGAGGCCATCAAGATCCTGAGCGAGGTCGGCACGGCCCTCCGAGGTCGGGTCACCCTCTTCGACGGCCTCTCCGGCGAGTTCTCCTCCCTGGACTACCTGCCCGACCCGCTCGCCACCCCCGTCACGCGTCTCGTCGACTACGACGCCCTGTGCGGAACCGACACGATCACCCCGGAGGATCTCGCATCGCGCACCGACGACTTCCTCCTCCTCGACGTGCGTGAGCCGTGGGAGGCGGAGATCGTGAGCCTTCCCGGGTCGGTGCTCATTCCTCTCGGCGAGCTTCCCGGATCACTCGGCGCGCTCGACCAGGCCCGCCCCATCGTCGTCTACTGCCACCACGGCGTCCGCTCCGCGAGCGCCCGGCAGCTCCTCGCTGACCATGGTTTCCGCGCGAGCCACCTCTCGGGCGGCATCGACACCTGGGCCCGCCGCGTCGACCCGAGCCTGGCGAGGTACTGA
- a CDS encoding lamin tail domain-containing protein yields the protein MLRTQVTALLSLAIVAGGAAVPAMADSPPESSPSILINELANGSSSSDSDGFVELRNWGSDSVDLTGWQVFRCSAQGLRSNVGRQEADLTGVVLAPGQIFTISRVGMPGDAHVTEPYAATGFGIYLEGPDDRLADAVGVYPNEPWPTESECTHGSNLANRLDFAASESWQRISATGDPARDFIVAPSTITSANRTEPVARATTGIVISEVASAGPASPDDEFIELLNAGTQVESLDGWQIYRCTAYGRATPETLEARIAAGTTLAPGERWVIGGHGFTGESQATLRNQLATVTFGVMVRSAEGLLVDRVAASHHADSACQDGDAKLPAVLDAVAGESYQRVESSFIVAPRTPGAENASDAASVYAPFAYETRGVAVSELANDPAEMPTGHDQQNYIELANFGTASADISGWTIRRCQFDGTRALDLQATIPEGTTLAPGETWLAAREGTTAAAAADATYANSLNFLGTGVWVEDATGHRVDSVGVYATNELDSSNVIPSPCTKGAALTVYQPDRMLGETFQRARFTGSDSDDFLVAPATPGVLDELHWVDPTARVVTSETAALPESLRARAVVTKQPTTQATVVEAWGGVSDGPLASRVGQAEVALDPAAPGATADSAWGLPYQRLVLDASALRAGSLVGWNGSTVGGGEVQLSVWSGRDWRLLDAGGAGLLSGELVASDIVDGRVELLIQDGQRVAPTVTTERDGNLEDPGNYDFALTHITDTQYLTESYPEVYAQLASWLADNAAERKIAFAAHTGDLVQNWVDPDQNEQRARTEFERASRVQSILDDAGVPNSVLPGNHDNKRGVTNDLFNEYFPPSRYEGTPWYGGSIAPGDNSANFSTFEAAGARFLVLSLPYAYGEDDLAFAEQVVTSHPDHNVVIAAHEHVSPKTLEQPALRSSNSRWVSRASELWERVIAPNRNVVVVLSGHFHGIGQIVTENAGGIEGHTVTELLADYQEFRTHSGERATGFFRMLQVDIDGGAIAVDTRSVRLAASYSSEYDYRQFVPENGSVNAPTNARPWNVVDAGLQHRYTEEDDEFTARLRLQHPKLVDTAAVLVG from the coding sequence GTGCTCAGGACCCAGGTCACCGCGCTCCTGTCCCTCGCGATCGTCGCCGGGGGTGCTGCCGTCCCCGCGATGGCCGACAGTCCGCCGGAGTCGAGTCCCAGCATCCTCATCAACGAGCTCGCCAACGGAAGCAGTTCGTCCGACTCCGATGGCTTTGTCGAGCTGCGCAACTGGGGGAGTGACTCCGTCGACCTCACCGGGTGGCAGGTCTTCCGCTGCAGCGCGCAGGGCCTCCGCAGCAACGTGGGTCGCCAGGAGGCGGACCTCACCGGTGTCGTGCTGGCGCCTGGCCAGATCTTCACCATCTCGCGCGTCGGTATGCCGGGCGACGCCCACGTGACCGAACCGTATGCGGCGACCGGCTTCGGTATCTACCTCGAGGGTCCGGATGATCGTCTCGCCGACGCAGTCGGTGTCTACCCCAACGAGCCATGGCCGACGGAGTCCGAGTGCACGCACGGCAGCAACCTCGCGAACCGGCTCGACTTCGCGGCATCCGAGAGCTGGCAGCGGATCTCGGCCACGGGTGACCCGGCCAGGGACTTCATCGTCGCGCCCTCCACGATCACGAGTGCGAACCGCACGGAGCCCGTGGCGAGGGCCACGACCGGCATCGTGATCAGCGAGGTCGCCTCCGCTGGCCCTGCCTCGCCCGACGACGAGTTCATCGAACTGCTCAATGCCGGCACCCAGGTGGAGTCGCTCGATGGCTGGCAGATCTACCGCTGCACGGCGTACGGTCGCGCTACCCCCGAAACGCTGGAGGCCCGGATCGCCGCGGGCACGACGCTCGCACCGGGGGAACGCTGGGTCATCGGCGGTCACGGGTTCACCGGTGAGTCGCAGGCGACGCTTCGCAACCAGCTCGCCACTGTGACGTTCGGCGTCATGGTGCGAAGCGCGGAGGGTCTGCTGGTCGATCGGGTCGCGGCATCCCACCACGCGGACTCTGCCTGCCAGGACGGCGACGCCAAGCTGCCCGCGGTGCTCGACGCTGTTGCTGGCGAGTCGTATCAGCGCGTCGAGAGCAGCTTCATCGTTGCGCCGCGCACGCCGGGGGCGGAGAACGCGAGCGACGCGGCATCCGTCTACGCCCCCTTCGCCTACGAGACCCGCGGCGTCGCCGTGAGTGAACTCGCCAACGACCCAGCCGAGATGCCGACAGGTCACGACCAGCAGAACTACATCGAGCTCGCGAACTTCGGCACCGCCTCGGCGGACATCTCCGGCTGGACCATTCGTCGCTGCCAGTTCGATGGCACCCGGGCGCTTGACCTCCAGGCGACGATCCCGGAGGGCACGACACTCGCCCCCGGCGAGACGTGGCTCGCGGCGCGCGAGGGCACCACGGCTGCGGCGGCGGCCGACGCGACCTACGCCAACTCGCTCAACTTCCTCGGAACGGGCGTCTGGGTCGAGGATGCCACCGGCCACCGCGTCGACAGCGTCGGGGTGTACGCCACGAACGAGCTCGACTCGAGCAACGTCATTCCGAGCCCCTGCACCAAGGGAGCGGCGCTGACCGTCTACCAGCCCGATCGGATGCTCGGTGAGACGTTCCAGCGTGCGAGGTTCACCGGATCCGACTCCGATGACTTCCTGGTCGCACCCGCGACCCCGGGCGTGCTCGACGAGCTCCACTGGGTCGACCCCACGGCCCGCGTGGTCACGTCGGAGACGGCCGCTCTTCCGGAGTCGTTGCGCGCTCGCGCGGTCGTCACGAAGCAGCCGACGACGCAGGCGACCGTGGTCGAGGCATGGGGTGGCGTGAGTGATGGGCCGCTCGCCTCGCGCGTCGGGCAGGCGGAGGTGGCGCTCGACCCGGCGGCCCCGGGTGCAACGGCCGACTCCGCCTGGGGTCTCCCGTATCAGCGGCTCGTGCTCGACGCCTCGGCGCTGCGCGCGGGTTCGCTCGTCGGGTGGAACGGCAGCACCGTGGGCGGCGGTGAGGTGCAACTGAGCGTGTGGTCGGGCCGTGACTGGCGGCTTCTGGACGCCGGGGGAGCTGGACTGCTGTCGGGGGAGCTCGTGGCATCCGACATCGTCGATGGACGCGTGGAGCTGCTCATTCAGGACGGCCAGCGAGTTGCGCCCACGGTGACGACAGAGCGCGACGGGAACCTCGAGGATCCGGGTAACTACGACTTCGCGCTCACCCACATCACCGACACGCAATACCTGACCGAGAGCTACCCCGAGGTCTACGCGCAGCTCGCGAGCTGGCTCGCCGACAACGCGGCGGAGCGCAAGATCGCCTTCGCGGCCCACACGGGCGACCTCGTGCAGAACTGGGTGGACCCCGACCAGAACGAGCAGCGCGCCCGTACCGAGTTCGAGCGGGCGTCACGCGTGCAATCGATCCTGGATGACGCGGGCGTGCCCAACAGCGTTCTGCCCGGCAACCACGACAACAAGCGCGGCGTGACCAACGACCTCTTCAACGAGTACTTCCCGCCGTCGCGCTACGAGGGCACCCCCTGGTACGGCGGTTCGATCGCTCCGGGCGACAACAGTGCGAACTTCTCCACGTTCGAGGCTGCCGGGGCCAGGTTCCTCGTGCTGAGCCTGCCGTACGCCTACGGCGAGGATGACCTCGCTTTCGCCGAACAGGTGGTGACGAGTCATCCCGACCACAACGTCGTGATCGCCGCCCACGAGCACGTGAGCCCGAAGACGCTCGAGCAGCCGGCGCTGCGGTCATCGAACTCGCGCTGGGTGTCGCGGGCGAGCGAACTGTGGGAGCGCGTGATCGCGCCGAACCGCAACGTGGTTGTCGTGCTCTCGGGTCACTTCCACGGCATCGGGCAGATCGTCACCGAGAACGCCGGGGGCATCGAAGGTCACACGGTGACGGAGCTACTCGCGGACTACCAGGAGTTCCGCACCCACAGCGGTGAGCGGGCGACGGGCTTTTTCCGGATGCTGCAGGTGGACATCGATGGGGGAGCTATCGCGGTCGACACACGCTCGGTTCGGCTCGCCGCGAGCTACAGCTCCGAGTACGACTACCGCCAGTTCGTGCCGGAGAACGGGTCCGTGAATGCGCCGACCAACGCGCGACCCTGGAACGTCGTCGACGCGGGGCTGCAGCACCGTTACACCGAGGAGGACGACGAGTTCACCGCGCGGCTGCGGCTGCAGCATCCGAAGCTCGTCGACACCGCCGCGGTGCTGGTGGGCTGA
- a CDS encoding sulfite oxidase-like oxidoreductase: protein MSIFTRGFSGRGRDNNPDLPPGQYLTEDFPVLSAGPTPEIDTADWQFTITNELGKRYAWTWDQLMALKIDEVGTDIHCVTRWSKLGTSWRGVSLDTLFEEVDTSYEYTMAHSYGGYTTNVPLADLLDGKAWIAFEFDGEPLDPEHGGPARLLVPHLYFWKSAKWIRGLEMLPQDEPGFWEQNGYHMYGDPWQEERYW, encoded by the coding sequence ATGAGCATCTTTACGCGAGGATTCTCCGGGCGGGGCCGGGACAACAACCCCGACCTTCCGCCGGGCCAGTACCTCACCGAGGACTTCCCTGTGCTGTCGGCAGGACCGACGCCTGAGATCGACACCGCCGACTGGCAGTTCACGATCACGAACGAGCTGGGCAAGCGCTACGCGTGGACGTGGGACCAGCTGATGGCCCTCAAGATCGACGAAGTCGGCACCGACATCCACTGTGTGACCCGCTGGTCAAAGCTCGGCACCAGCTGGCGCGGCGTCTCGCTCGACACCCTCTTCGAGGAGGTCGACACGTCGTACGAGTACACGATGGCGCACTCCTACGGCGGGTACACGACCAACGTTCCGCTCGCCGATTTGCTCGACGGCAAGGCGTGGATCGCGTTCGAGTTCGATGGTGAGCCGCTCGACCCCGAGCACGGCGGGCCCGCGCGCCTGCTCGTGCCGCACCTGTACTTCTGGAAGAGCGCCAAGTGGATCCGTGGCCTCGAGATGCTGCCGCAGGACGAGCCCGGGTTCTGGGAGCAGAACGGGTACCACATGTACGGCGACCCATGGCAGGAAGAACGGTATTGGTAG
- the moaA gene encoding GTP 3',8-cyclase MoaA translates to MTRLGLGLPTIRRAPTERPDTTGRPDATGLLDRFGRVARDLRISLTEKCSLRCTYCMPAEGLPAIAREDLLTPVEIARLVQVAVRDLGVRDIRFTGGEPLMRADLEEIIARSTEVAEGASVSMTTNGIGLDKRIGGLVAAGLTRLNVSLDTVDRDHFARLTRRDRLAAVLAGIEAAKLAGIAPLKINAVLMRDTLGGAVDLLAWSLDNGARLRFIEQMPLDADEAWARDNMVDAAELLDVLSSRFTLSQPHREDPSAPAEEWLVDGGPATVGIIASVTRSFCSACDRTRVTAEGTVRSCLFGDDETDLRALLRGGADDAELADWWRAAMWGKQAGHGMERSDFVRPVRSMGAIGG, encoded by the coding sequence ATGACTCGCCTCGGTTTGGGCCTACCGACGATCCGTCGTGCGCCCACCGAGCGCCCGGACACGACGGGGCGACCGGATGCCACGGGCCTCCTTGATCGCTTCGGACGCGTCGCCCGCGACCTCCGTATCTCCCTCACCGAGAAGTGTTCTCTCCGCTGCACGTATTGCATGCCGGCAGAGGGGCTGCCGGCCATCGCACGCGAGGACCTGCTCACCCCAGTCGAGATCGCCCGGCTCGTGCAGGTCGCGGTTCGCGACCTGGGGGTGCGTGACATCCGCTTCACCGGGGGAGAGCCGCTCATGCGTGCCGACCTCGAGGAGATCATTGCCCGGTCCACGGAGGTGGCCGAGGGGGCGAGCGTCTCGATGACGACCAACGGCATCGGGCTGGATAAGCGGATCGGCGGGCTCGTCGCCGCCGGGCTCACGCGCCTCAACGTGTCCCTCGATACTGTCGACCGCGACCACTTCGCGCGCCTCACCCGCCGCGATCGTCTCGCGGCCGTGCTCGCGGGCATCGAGGCCGCCAAGCTCGCGGGCATCGCGCCGCTCAAGATCAACGCCGTGCTCATGCGCGATACGCTCGGCGGCGCTGTCGACCTGCTCGCCTGGTCGCTCGACAACGGTGCGCGCCTGCGTTTCATCGAGCAGATGCCCCTCGACGCCGACGAGGCGTGGGCGCGCGACAACATGGTGGATGCCGCGGAGCTCCTCGATGTGCTCAGCTCCCGTTTCACCCTCAGCCAGCCGCATCGCGAAGACCCGTCCGCCCCGGCCGAGGAGTGGCTCGTCGACGGCGGACCGGCCACGGTCGGCATCATCGCGAGCGTGACGCGCAGCTTCTGCTCCGCGTGTGACCGCACCCGAGTGACCGCGGAGGGCACCGTTCGCTCGTGCCTCTTCGGCGACGACGAGACCGACCTTCGTGCGCTGCTGCGCGGCGGTGCCGACGACGCCGAGCTCGCCGACTGGTGGCGCGCAGCCATGTGGGGCAAGCAAGCCGGTCACGGCATGGAACGCTCCGACTTCGTGCGCCCAGTGCGCAGCATGGGGGCGATCGGTGGTTGA
- the glp gene encoding gephyrin-like molybdotransferase Glp → MATSVDEHAAIVGGLVAPRLDAIPPERLPLLMALGRVTANDLLSPVDLPLFRNSQMDGFAVRAADVTAAPVTLPVAGVIAAAAGTPPALAPTTALRIMTGAPVPDGADTVVPVEDTEVSDDTVTISRGRAAGEFVRERGSDIRAGDLLLPGGTTLAARHLAAIAATGITEVEVRGVARLAIVTTGAELVEPGEEAGAGQIYDSNAIALIAAARAAGATVTLARRVPDDPAALLATLDEAAGVADVIITSGGISHGDFEVVRDLLEPRGAHVGHVAMQPGGPQSTAVFEGVPVISFPGNPVSTQLSFEVFLAPLLRELAGIPASVRERRWLATPVRSVLGKRQFLRGRALPGDPGAPGMVEIVAGPGSHLVAGLAASDLLVVIPEEITSLAAGESVETWAL, encoded by the coding sequence ATGGCGACCTCCGTCGACGAACACGCCGCGATCGTTGGAGGGCTCGTCGCGCCCCGGCTCGATGCCATCCCCCCTGAACGCCTTCCCTTGCTCATGGCGCTCGGCCGGGTCACGGCGAACGACCTGCTGTCCCCGGTGGACCTTCCGCTGTTCCGCAACTCCCAGATGGACGGCTTCGCCGTCCGGGCGGCGGATGTCACGGCCGCCCCCGTCACACTCCCGGTCGCGGGTGTCATCGCGGCCGCCGCCGGCACCCCACCCGCCCTCGCTCCGACAACGGCGCTGCGCATCATGACGGGCGCCCCCGTTCCGGACGGCGCCGACACGGTCGTTCCCGTCGAGGACACCGAGGTTAGTGACGACACCGTCACGATCTCCCGGGGCCGTGCTGCCGGGGAATTCGTGCGGGAGAGGGGCTCTGACATCCGCGCCGGCGACCTGCTGCTGCCCGGCGGAACCACGCTTGCTGCCCGCCATCTCGCGGCGATCGCCGCCACTGGCATCACCGAGGTCGAGGTGCGCGGGGTCGCCCGGCTCGCCATCGTCACCACCGGTGCAGAACTCGTCGAGCCCGGCGAGGAGGCCGGTGCTGGCCAGATCTACGACTCGAACGCCATCGCGCTCATCGCCGCGGCACGTGCCGCAGGGGCCACTGTGACGCTCGCGCGACGAGTGCCTGACGACCCCGCCGCGCTCCTCGCGACTCTCGACGAGGCAGCCGGAGTTGCCGACGTCATCATCACGTCCGGCGGCATCTCGCACGGCGACTTCGAGGTCGTGCGCGACCTTCTCGAGCCGCGCGGGGCCCACGTCGGCCACGTGGCCATGCAGCCCGGCGGACCGCAGTCGACGGCCGTGTTCGAGGGGGTGCCGGTGATCTCGTTCCCGGGCAACCCGGTGAGCACCCAGCTGTCGTTCGAGGTGTTCCTCGCACCGCTGCTGCGCGAGCTCGCCGGCATTCCGGCCTCCGTGCGCGAACGACGCTGGCTCGCTACACCGGTCCGGTCGGTGCTCGGCAAGCGGCAGTTCCTACGCGGACGGGCACTTCCCGGCGATCCGGGTGCGCCCGGCATGGTGGAGATCGTGGCCGGCCCGGGCTCCCACCTCGTAGCCGGGCTCGCAGCATCCGACCTGCTCGTGGTCATCCCCGAGGAGATCACCTCCCTCGCGGCGGGCGAGTCCGTGGAAACATGGGCCCTGTGA
- the moaCB gene encoding bifunctional molybdenum cofactor biosynthesis protein MoaC/MoaB — MNTSHSASALTHLDSDGRARMVDVGDKAITRRTATAGGRFTSTPEVIALVASDDLPKADVLATARLAGIGGAKRTSELIPLCHQLALSSVSVDFEFGENWIDITATAKTTGKTGVEMEALTAVSIAALTLHDMTKAVDPHSVIGDIRLLSKSGGRTRPTIVPGTAAVIVASTGGAAGTREDTTGPVIAAWLGERGYSVNHTVVADVDVATELDTVLAAGPAVVITTGGTGVSPTDATPEATRAVLDRELPGIAEAIRARGLEHVPTAALSRGLAGVSGGTVIVNLPGSSGGVKDGLAVLGELLEHVVAQVAGGGAHE; from the coding sequence GTGAATACCAGCCATTCAGCGAGTGCACTCACCCACCTCGACTCCGACGGACGCGCCCGCATGGTGGATGTCGGTGACAAGGCGATCACACGGCGCACCGCCACCGCGGGCGGGCGGTTCACCTCGACGCCCGAGGTCATCGCGCTCGTGGCATCCGACGACCTCCCGAAGGCGGACGTGCTCGCGACCGCACGCCTCGCCGGCATCGGCGGCGCCAAGCGGACGAGCGAGCTCATCCCGCTCTGCCACCAGCTCGCCCTGAGCTCGGTGAGCGTCGATTTCGAGTTCGGTGAGAACTGGATCGACATCACCGCGACCGCCAAGACGACCGGCAAGACCGGGGTCGAGATGGAGGCGTTGACCGCGGTCTCGATCGCAGCGCTCACCCTGCACGACATGACGAAGGCCGTCGACCCGCACTCGGTGATCGGCGACATCCGGCTCCTCTCGAAGTCCGGCGGACGAACGCGCCCGACGATCGTTCCCGGCACGGCCGCCGTCATCGTCGCCTCCACCGGTGGCGCAGCGGGAACACGCGAGGACACGACCGGGCCCGTCATCGCCGCGTGGCTCGGCGAGCGCGGCTACTCCGTGAACCACACCGTCGTCGCCGACGTGGATGTCGCGACCGAACTCGACACGGTGCTCGCCGCCGGCCCCGCCGTCGTGATCACCACCGGCGGCACGGGTGTCTCCCCGACGGATGCCACCCCCGAGGCCACGCGCGCGGTGCTCGATCGCGAACTCCCCGGCATCGCCGAGGCCATTCGCGCCCGCGGACTCGAGCACGTGCCGACCGCCGCACTCAGCCGTGGGCTCGCCGGGGTCTCCGGTGGCACCGTGATCGTGAACCTGCCCGGATCGAGCGGAGGCGTCAAGGACGGTCTCGCCGTGCTGGGCGAGCTCCTGGAGCACGTCGTCGCCCAGGTCGCGGGGGGCGGCGCACATGAGTGA
- a CDS encoding ferredoxin reductase: MVGKWLVGTVATVQTQTPSGRSIVVSLPGWPGNIAGQHVDVRLTAPDGYQAVRSYSIASAGPSEMVELAVDKIPTGEVSPYLVDDLLPGDMLELRGPLGGWFVWKPEQTGPVQLIGGGSGIVPLVAMVRSHADSGSAAPFRLLYSVRSPGDAFYREELAASEGPTLSTTYVYTRAVPEGWPVAPGRLTKDVLAASVIPASESPAIFVCGPTAFVEAVATWLVELGYPADTIKTERFGG; encoded by the coding sequence TTGGTAGGCAAGTGGCTCGTGGGTACGGTCGCGACGGTTCAGACGCAGACGCCCAGTGGGCGCAGCATCGTCGTGTCCCTGCCCGGGTGGCCGGGCAATATCGCCGGCCAACACGTGGATGTTCGGCTCACCGCCCCTGACGGTTACCAGGCTGTGCGTTCCTACTCGATCGCCTCCGCTGGCCCGTCCGAGATGGTGGAACTCGCGGTCGACAAGATCCCCACCGGGGAGGTGTCCCCGTATTTGGTCGACGACCTCCTGCCCGGCGACATGCTCGAACTGCGCGGCCCCCTCGGTGGCTGGTTCGTCTGGAAACCGGAGCAGACGGGCCCGGTGCAGCTCATCGGCGGCGGCTCGGGCATCGTGCCCCTCGTTGCGATGGTCCGGTCGCACGCCGACTCGGGCTCCGCGGCTCCGTTCAGGCTGCTGTACTCAGTGCGCTCCCCCGGTGACGCGTTCTACCGGGAGGAGCTCGCGGCCTCGGAGGGTCCGACGTTGTCGACGACGTACGTGTACACCAGGGCGGTGCCCGAGGGGTGGCCCGTGGCGCCAGGGCGGCTGACGAAGGATGTGCTCGCGGCATCCGTCATCCCGGCGTCCGAGAGTCCGGCGATCTTCGTGTGCGGCCCGACGGCCTTTGTCGAGGCCGTGGCGACCTGGCTCGTGGAACTCGGCTACCCGGCCGACACGATCAAGACGGAGAGGTTCGGCGGATGA
- a CDS encoding molybdenum cofactor biosynthesis protein MoaE, with amino-acid sequence MSDTLAVVTAEPLDADTFEAFVLTSADGAVVTFRGVVRNHDHGEAVSALEYEAHPEAEGFLAACCAEVSNASGLRVAAGHRTGSLQIGDVALVASVAAPHRAEAFAACEQLVELIKQRVPIWKRQHLADGVTEWVGL; translated from the coding sequence ATGAGTGACACCCTCGCGGTCGTCACCGCAGAGCCGCTCGATGCCGACACCTTCGAGGCCTTTGTGCTGACCTCGGCGGATGGCGCGGTCGTGACGTTCCGCGGAGTCGTGCGCAACCACGATCACGGCGAAGCGGTGTCGGCACTCGAGTACGAGGCGCACCCCGAGGCTGAGGGGTTCCTCGCCGCGTGCTGCGCTGAGGTGAGCAACGCCAGCGGGCTACGGGTGGCCGCTGGCCACAGGACGGGTTCGCTGCAGATCGGGGATGTTGCGCTTGTGGCATCCGTTGCCGCACCGCACCGAGCGGAGGCCTTCGCGGCGTGCGAGCAGCTTGTGGAACTCATCAAGCAGCGCGTTCCGATCTGGAAGCGGCAGCACCTCGCCGACGGCGTGACGGAGTGGGTCGGGCTGTAG
- a CDS encoding xanthine dehydrogenase family protein subunit M has translation MDLVGVREYRVATTRSDLALAPGERAIGGGTWLFSEPQPEVSGVVDLMGLEWQPVVRTDNALEIAATCTIEALRELPDSPLFQLCADSLLASWKIQHVATVGGNIATALPAGPMTSLAVALDAEVVLWSADSERRMPASEFVLGVQHTALRPDEVLRSIVFPEHALNSRQGFRRIALSPLGRTGTLVTARVEPSGEMIVTVTGGTPKPYVLRFESLPDAETLAHAVDGIDDWYDDAHGSPDWRRAMSLRFAEELREELS, from the coding sequence ATGGATCTGGTCGGCGTTCGCGAGTACCGGGTGGCCACCACCCGGAGTGATCTCGCGCTCGCGCCCGGCGAACGGGCGATCGGCGGCGGCACGTGGCTATTCTCGGAGCCGCAGCCCGAGGTGTCAGGTGTCGTCGACCTCATGGGACTCGAGTGGCAACCCGTCGTTCGCACGGATAACGCCCTTGAGATCGCCGCGACCTGCACGATCGAGGCACTGCGCGAGCTCCCTGACTCGCCGCTCTTCCAGCTCTGCGCCGACTCCCTGCTCGCCTCGTGGAAGATCCAGCACGTCGCCACCGTGGGCGGCAACATCGCCACCGCGTTGCCCGCCGGGCCCATGACCTCCCTCGCCGTCGCGCTGGACGCTGAGGTCGTGCTGTGGTCGGCAGACTCCGAGCGACGGATGCCCGCCTCCGAGTTCGTGCTCGGCGTGCAGCACACCGCGCTCAGGCCAGACGAGGTGCTCCGGTCGATCGTTTTTCCGGAGCATGCACTCAACTCACGGCAGGGGTTCCGGCGCATTGCCTTGTCGCCACTGGGGAGGACTGGGACGCTCGTGACGGCGCGCGTGGAGCCCTCCGGAGAAATGATCGTGACCGTGACTGGTGGAACCCCGAAGCCCTACGTCCTGCGATTCGAGTCTCTGCCCGACGCCGAGACACTCGCGCATGCCGTCGACGGCATAGACGACTGGTACGACGACGCTCACGGTTCCCCTGACTGGCGCCGCGCGATGAGTCTGCGCTTCGCCGAAGAACTCAGGGAGGAGCTGTCTTGA
- a CDS encoding MoaD/ThiS family protein, whose amino-acid sequence MRLEGHPVVEVRYFAAARDAAGASSEQLEGPATVGQLKALLVERYGDAMARVVASGSFLVDGVVSRDDARPLGARVDVLPPFAGG is encoded by the coding sequence ATGCGTCTCGAAGGGCACCCCGTGGTTGAGGTTCGCTACTTCGCGGCGGCACGGGACGCCGCGGGCGCGTCGTCCGAGCAGCTCGAGGGCCCCGCGACGGTCGGGCAGCTCAAGGCCCTGCTCGTCGAGCGTTACGGCGACGCGATGGCTCGGGTCGTGGCATCCGGCTCGTTCCTCGTCGACGGGGTCGTGAGCCGCGACGATGCGCGGCCTCTCGGTGCTCGGGTCGACGTGCTACCGCCCTTCGCCGGCGGCTGA